In Streptomyces sp. NBC_00448, the following are encoded in one genomic region:
- a CDS encoding PH domain-containing protein, protein MTSPKNDRSGTATAGDGQPKYADRAYRSVAGVVGGVLLLVLAGWLGGDAVARGTGHTPWLALAALLCAVPLIIAFSLRPVVYANDDRVRVRNPFRTITVPWSGVDGIRSAYSTELLAGGRKFQMWAIPVSVRARKSAARQTARAQSGDPRESVSVIPRRHPGQPGADGTFRAPSDRAVNELRELADRHPVKDDDRPNPVIRWCYEIIAPSVAGAVVLIVLAVTG, encoded by the coding sequence ATGACGAGTCCCAAGAACGACCGCTCGGGGACGGCCACCGCCGGAGACGGGCAGCCGAAGTACGCCGACCGGGCCTACCGGTCCGTCGCCGGAGTCGTCGGCGGTGTGCTGCTCCTCGTACTCGCCGGCTGGCTCGGCGGCGACGCGGTCGCGCGCGGCACCGGCCACACCCCGTGGCTGGCGCTGGCCGCCCTGCTCTGCGCGGTGCCGCTGATCATCGCGTTCAGCCTCCGCCCGGTGGTCTACGCGAACGACGACCGGGTCCGGGTGCGCAACCCGTTCCGTACCATCACGGTCCCGTGGTCCGGCGTGGACGGCATCCGCTCGGCGTACTCGACCGAGCTGCTGGCCGGTGGCCGCAAGTTCCAGATGTGGGCGATCCCGGTGTCGGTGCGGGCCCGCAAGAGCGCGGCCCGGCAGACCGCCCGGGCGCAGTCCGGCGACCCGCGTGAGTCGGTCAGCGTGATCCCGCGCCGCCACCCCGGTCAGCCCGGCGCCGACGGCACCTTCCGCGCGCCGTCCGACCGGGCGGTGAACGAGCTGCGCGAGCTGGCCGACCGGCACCCGGTGAAGGACGACGACCGTCCGAACCCGGTGATCCGCTGGTGCTACGAGATCATCGCGCCCTCGGTGGCTGGCGCGGTCGTGCTGATCGTCCTCGCCGTCACCGGCTGA